The following coding sequences are from one Haploplasma axanthum window:
- a CDS encoding Type 1 glutamine amidotransferase-like domain-containing protein has translation MVNVLISRTSIISTPWAIRELEKYFRKDMKVVVLAFSFFGNLTEEEYFNEYGIDSIQDIKVRNTFELFGIKDVKWIYYYKQSNKEAINLINNADILYLPGGAPDLMMERINEKGLLSSLKNFKNIVVGSSAGAMIQLERYHISKDNEYNKFAIHEGLEYINDFFIEVHFRNRKKQKSSMRRMRKEFKKPVYIIPDDGMIIVDDKKIKTINSAKKYYDRKGIIKVIK, from the coding sequence ATGGTTAATGTATTAATAAGTAGAACAAGTATTATTTCTACTCCTTGGGCAATTAGAGAACTTGAAAAATATTTTAGAAAAGACATGAAAGTTGTTGTTCTTGCCTTTTCTTTTTTTGGTAATTTAACTGAAGAAGAATATTTTAATGAATATGGAATTGACTCTATTCAAGATATAAAGGTTAGAAATACATTTGAATTATTTGGAATAAAAGATGTTAAGTGGATATACTATTATAAACAGTCAAATAAAGAGGCTATTAATCTAATAAATAATGCTGATATTTTGTATTTGCCTGGTGGAGCCCCTGATTTAATGATGGAAAGAATAAATGAAAAAGGTCTTTTAAGTTCACTTAAGAATTTTAAAAATATTGTTGTTGGTTCATCAGCAGGAGCAATGATTCAACTAGAAAGATATCATATATCAAAAGATAATGAATATAATAAGTTTGCGATTCATGAAGGTTTGGAGTATATAAACGATTTTTTTATTGAAGTTCATTTTAGAAATCGGAAGAAACAAAAATCTTCAATGAGAAGAATGCGTAAAGAATTTAAAAAACCTGTTTATATAATTCCTGATGATGGTATGATAATTGTTGATGATAAGAAGATTAAAACGATAAATAGCGCAAAAAAATATTATGATAGAAAAGGTATTATTAAGGTGATTAAATGA
- a CDS encoding epoxyqueuosine reductase QueH: protein MRILMHMCCAPCATFPVELLKEKGLDVEGLFYNPNIHPYEEFKKREEQVKKLSEIYKIKVHFLPDFEQQLWEEMKDKSKNRCGTCYQKRIARLFKFAKVEKFDAVTTSMLVSPYQDHEKIKELATMYSEKYGIPFYYEDFRVGYREGQEKAKEHGFYKQRYCGCVLSLLETIEQISAEEKQKRMVANG from the coding sequence ATGCGTATTTTAATGCATATGTGCTGTGCGCCATGTGCAACTTTTCCTGTTGAATTATTGAAGGAAAAAGGCTTAGATGTTGAGGGATTATTTTATAATCCTAATATTCATCCATATGAAGAGTTTAAAAAGCGTGAAGAACAAGTTAAAAAGTTAAGCGAAATTTATAAAATTAAAGTTCATTTTTTGCCAGACTTTGAACAACAACTTTGGGAAGAAATGAAAGATAAAAGTAAAAATAGATGTGGAACATGCTATCAAAAACGAATAGCTAGACTTTTTAAGTTTGCTAAAGTTGAAAAATTTGATGCAGTTACAACATCAATGCTTGTAAGTCCTTATCAAGATCATGAAAAGATTAAAGAACTAGCTACAATGTATAGTGAAAAATATGGAATACCTTTTTACTATGAAGATTTTAGAGTTGGTTATCGTGAGGGTCAAGAAAAGGCAAAAGAACACGGTTTTTATAAACAAAGATATTGTGGATGTGTATTATCTCTTTTAGAGACTATTGAACAGATATCAGCCGAAGAAAAGCAAAAAAGGATGGTTGCTAATGGTTAA